A region from the Ptychodera flava strain L36383 chromosome 10, AS_Pfla_20210202, whole genome shotgun sequence genome encodes:
- the LOC139142383 gene encoding calcineurin subunit B type 1-like isoform X3, whose amino-acid sequence MALLSDEQIRQLESQTVFSSQEIKKILQRYSMYAEERPDGNYMTAASLSQIPELLGVPLIPRMGSMTVDQRGVLAPDAFVELLSMISPRTSVDQKRRILFAMFDMHNENNIKHDELFRMYKTIFNPTLEDDQILKIVSQILEGTQTPGYITYDEFSLLVPDYEIHERLTAQLQGLS is encoded by the exons ATG GCATTGCTATCAGATGAACAGATTCGACAACTTGAAAGTCAAACAGTGT TTAGCAGTCAAGAGATCAAGAAGATACTTCAGCGGTATTCCATGTATGCCGAGGAGAGACCGGATGGGAATTACATGACAGCCGCTTCCCTTTCCCAGATTCCGGAGTTGCTGGGTGTGCCACTGATTCCCAGAATGGGTTCCATGACGGTGGATCAACGTGGGGTTCTGGCACCGGATGCATTTGTGGAACTCCTGTCGATGATCAGTCCCAGGACATCTGTTGACCAGAAAAGACGAA TACTTTTTGCCATGTTTGACATgcacaatgaaaacaacatcAAACATGATGAACTGTTCAGGATGTACAAGACGATCTTCAATCCCACCTTGGAAGATGATCAGATACTCAAGATTGTCTCGCAGATTCTCGAAGGAACACAGACCCCAGGCTACATCACCTATGATGAGTTTTCACTG CTTGTGCCAGACTATGAGATCCATGAAAGATTGACAGCACAATTACAAGGTTTAAGCTGA
- the LOC139142383 gene encoding calcineurin subunit B type 2-like isoform X1: MSGQSVIQGQENDPTRTADTETEQGRGNSDAGLDNQTVDAPEVAEALLSDEQIRQLESQTVFSSQEIKKILQRYSMYAEERPDGNYMTAASLSQIPELLGVPLIPRMGSMTVDQRGVLAPDAFVELLSMISPRTSVDQKRRILFAMFDMHNENNIKHDELFRMYKTIFNPTLEDDQILKIVSQILEGTQTPGYITYDEFSLLVPDYEIHERLTAQLQGLS; encoded by the exons ATGTCAGGTCAAAGTGTAATTCAAGGTCAAGAAAATGATCCGACCAGAACCGCCGACACAGAAACAGAACAAGGTCGAGGCAACTCTGACGCTGGTCTTGACAACCAGACAGTCGACGCACCAGAAGTAGCAGAG GCATTGCTATCAGATGAACAGATTCGACAACTTGAAAGTCAAACAGTGT TTAGCAGTCAAGAGATCAAGAAGATACTTCAGCGGTATTCCATGTATGCCGAGGAGAGACCGGATGGGAATTACATGACAGCCGCTTCCCTTTCCCAGATTCCGGAGTTGCTGGGTGTGCCACTGATTCCCAGAATGGGTTCCATGACGGTGGATCAACGTGGGGTTCTGGCACCGGATGCATTTGTGGAACTCCTGTCGATGATCAGTCCCAGGACATCTGTTGACCAGAAAAGACGAA TACTTTTTGCCATGTTTGACATgcacaatgaaaacaacatcAAACATGATGAACTGTTCAGGATGTACAAGACGATCTTCAATCCCACCTTGGAAGATGATCAGATACTCAAGATTGTCTCGCAGATTCTCGAAGGAACACAGACCCCAGGCTACATCACCTATGATGAGTTTTCACTG CTTGTGCCAGACTATGAGATCCATGAAAGATTGACAGCACAATTACAAGGTTTAAGCTGA
- the LOC139142383 gene encoding calcineurin subunit B type 2-like isoform X2, with translation MFRRKKALLSDEQIRQLESQTVFSSQEIKKILQRYSMYAEERPDGNYMTAASLSQIPELLGVPLIPRMGSMTVDQRGVLAPDAFVELLSMISPRTSVDQKRRILFAMFDMHNENNIKHDELFRMYKTIFNPTLEDDQILKIVSQILEGTQTPGYITYDEFSLLVPDYEIHERLTAQLQGLS, from the exons ATGTTCCGTCGTAAAAAG GCATTGCTATCAGATGAACAGATTCGACAACTTGAAAGTCAAACAGTGT TTAGCAGTCAAGAGATCAAGAAGATACTTCAGCGGTATTCCATGTATGCCGAGGAGAGACCGGATGGGAATTACATGACAGCCGCTTCCCTTTCCCAGATTCCGGAGTTGCTGGGTGTGCCACTGATTCCCAGAATGGGTTCCATGACGGTGGATCAACGTGGGGTTCTGGCACCGGATGCATTTGTGGAACTCCTGTCGATGATCAGTCCCAGGACATCTGTTGACCAGAAAAGACGAA TACTTTTTGCCATGTTTGACATgcacaatgaaaacaacatcAAACATGATGAACTGTTCAGGATGTACAAGACGATCTTCAATCCCACCTTGGAAGATGATCAGATACTCAAGATTGTCTCGCAGATTCTCGAAGGAACACAGACCCCAGGCTACATCACCTATGATGAGTTTTCACTG CTTGTGCCAGACTATGAGATCCATGAAAGATTGACAGCACAATTACAAGGTTTAAGCTGA
- the LOC139141596 gene encoding protein trapped in endoderm-1-like → MAATIGNILAAFAICILLVGYVGNMLMIVAILAFNHLRTRSNALLLSLAASNLLFLVTVVPFFVVTYISDDWPYNHDYCVITANLSFILIGVSLFHMTAISMFRYFSIVFPSKKILRNKTSVFFMIVLSWAVPVVMPLATAVAHWASASYSPLYSGCVLMKNENPKLFNFMVICGFGLPCACTIAAYVRIYFAIKKFSQRVHLQSNQFVQAAEPENGNNDRSVEVHLSKFCGLIFIFFLILYGPFALLNLIDSDGSYPKEAYMICTTLFWASSSINPILYGLMSSHVRQAYRRIITPWKMPTPPVEILEPISQPDNNTSTPA, encoded by the coding sequence ATGGCTGCTACCATCGGTAACATCCTTGCCGCGTTTGCCATTTGCATCTTGCTGGTCGGCTACGTAGGAAACATGCTGATGATAGTTGCGATCCTCGCCTTCAATCATTTGCGAACTCGCTCCAACGCTCTTCTTCTCAGCCTTGCAGCCAGCAATCTCCTATTTCTTGTTACCGTGGTGCCGTTCTTCGTGGTGACTTACATCAGCGACGATTGGCCCTACAACCACGATTACTGCGTCATCACGGCAAATCTCTCGTTCATTCTCATCGGCGTCTCGCTGTTTCACATGACCGCCATTTCCATGTTTCGCTACTTCTCCATCGTCTTTCCTTCCAAGAAGATCCTGCGGAACAAAACGAGCGTATTCTTCATGATCGTGCTTTCCTGGGCAGTGCCGGTCGTAATGCCCCTCGCCACGGCAGTTGCGCACTGGGCCTCGGCGAGTTACTCCCCTCTGTACTCGGGGTGCGTACTGATGAAAAACGAGAACCCAAAGCTGTTCAATTTCATGGTGATCTGCGGCTTCGGACTCCCCTGCGCTTGTACCATAGCTGCCTACGTCCGCATCTACTTCGCTATCAAAAAGTTCAGCCAGCGAGTCCACTTACAGTCAAACCAGTTCGTCCAAGCTGCCGAGCCTGAAAATGGAAACAACGACCGATCTGTGGAGGTACATCTCTCCAAATTTTGCGGACTGATATTCATCTTTTTCCTGATACTATACGGACCCTTCGCGCTATTGAACTTGATCGACTCCGATGGCTCCTACCCTAAAGAAGCATACATGATTTGCACCACGTTGTTCTGggcctcaagttctatcaatcCGATCTTGTACGGGCTCATGAGCTCTCACGTCCGGCAGGCTTATCGCAGGATCATTACTCCTTGGAAAATGCCAACACCGCCTGTGGAAATATTGGAACCAATTTCTCAGCCGGATAACAACACTAGTACTCCTGCTTAA